CAGGTTTTAACGGCACTGCAACAATATGAAAGACAGCGCAAGAATACAGAGTTATAACAGCAAAAAAGGGCTGACCTTGATTTTTAAGTCAAGGTCAGTCCTTTTTTTGCTTATTCTCCTTTGAAAGTGCCGGTTTCGACTTGTTTAATAAAGTCGGCTAGGTGTTTGTAATAGACGTCAGGATTATCTACCATATGATGATGACCACCATTTGGAGTGGTTACCAATCGGGAATTAGGAATTAGTTGCTGCATTGTTTTAGCAGTAGCGATTGGCATAGTTTCATTTTCGCCAAAGGTAATTAAAGTTGGAGCAGTAATCTTGTCTAGCTGATCTCTAAAGTGCCAGTCCTTTAACTTACCAGTAATTACAAATTCATTATCACCCTGAAAAGCATTGTAAACAGCTGAACCACCAATATCGCCTAGATGATAAAGTTTAGAAGGCTGCTTGCGATCAACGAAGTTGATGTTGAGAATTTGAACATCATCTTGGTAGCGTTGATTGTCATAATTATTGTTTGCTTCACATTCGTGCATAAAGTCGATTTCAGTTTGTGGCAATACTTCTTGGCGGCGGCGATTAACCGAGGCAACGTATTCGTCAATTTCATCGACCATGGAAGAAATAATTGCGCCCTTAAGATGCTGACCATATTTAACCGCGTATTCTTGGACTAGGAGGCCACCCCAACTTTGACCGATAAGATAAATATTGTCTAAACCAAGTTTTGCACGTACTTCGTCTACTTCATCTAAGAAGTATTCGTAAGTTAGATATTTTTTGGCAATGGCCGGATCGTCGTAATCTGGTTGGTCAGAATAAAGTGAGCCAAGCTGGTCGTACATCGTAACTTGTACATTCAAACCTTGCTTTTTTAGTTGTTCAGCAGTATCTTCCCAATATTCATGATTGCCGCCAGGACCACCATGCAGTGCTAATAAGTGGATGTCGC
This DNA window, taken from Lactobacillus sp. ESL0684, encodes the following:
- a CDS encoding proline-specific peptidase family protein, translating into MKTGTKIITLDNGYHLWTNTQGDGDIHLLALHGGPGGNHEYWEDTAEQLKKQGLNVQVTMYDQLGSLYSDQPDYDDPAIAKKYLTYEYFLDEVDEVRAKLGLDNIYLIGQSWGGLLVQEYAVKYGQHLKGAIISSMVDEIDEYVASVNRRRQEVLPQTEIDFMHECEANNNYDNQRYQDDVQILNINFVDRKQPSKLYHLGDIGGSAVYNAFQGDNEFVITGKLKDWHFRDQLDKITAPTLITFGENETMPIATAKTMQQLIPNSRLVTTPNGGHHHMVDNPDVYYKHLADFIKQVETGTFKGE